The following proteins are co-located in the Symphalangus syndactylus isolate Jambi chromosome 21, NHGRI_mSymSyn1-v2.1_pri, whole genome shotgun sequence genome:
- the LOC129471368 gene encoding small ribosomal subunit protein uS2-like: MSGALDVLQMKEEDVLKFLTAGTHLGGTNLDFQMEQYIYKRKSDGIFFINLKRTWEKLLLAARTIVAIENPAVVSVISSRNTGQRAVLKFAAATGATPIAGRFTPGTFTNQILAAFWEPRLLVVTDPRADHQPLMEASYVNLPTIALCNTDSPPCYVDITIPCNNKGAHSVGLMWWMLAREVLCMHGTISREHPWEVMPDLYFYKDPEEIEKEEQAAAEKAVTKEEFPGEWTAPAPEFTATQPEVADWSEGVQVPSVPIQQFPTEDWSAQPATEDWSTAPTAQATEWVGATTEWS, from the coding sequence ATGTCCGGAGCCCTTGATGTCTTGCAAATGAAGGAGGAGGATGTCCTTAAGTTCCTTACGGCAGGAACCCACTTAGGTGGCACCAATCTTGACTTCCAGATGGAACAGTAcatctataaaaggaaaagtgatgGCATCTTCTTCATAAATCTGAAGAGGACCTGGGAGAAGCTTCTGCTGGCAGCTCGTACCATTGTTGCCATTGAAAACCCTGCTGTTGTCAGTGTTATATCCTCCAGGAATACTGGCCAGAGGGCTGTGCTGAAGTTTGCTGCTGCCACTGGAGCCACTCCAATTGCTGGCCGCTTCACTCCTGGAACCTTCACTAACCAGATCCTGGCAGCCTTCTGGGAGCCACGGCTTCTTGTGGTTACTGACCCCAGGGCCGACCACCAGCCTCTCATGGAGGCATCTTATGTTAACCTACCTACCATTGCTCTGTGTAACACAGATTCTCCTCCGTGCTATGTGGACATTACCATCCCATGCAACAACAAGGGAGCTCACTCAGTGGGTTTGATGTGGTGGATGCTGGCTCGGGAAGTTCTGTGCATGCATGGCACCATTTCCCGTGAACACCCGTGGGAGGTCATGCCTGATCTCTACTTCTACAAAGATCCTGAAGAGATTGAGAAAGAAGAGCAGGCTGCTGCTGAAAAGGCAGTGACCAAGGAGGAATTTCCGGGTGAATGGACTGCTCCAGCTCCTGAATTCACTGCTACTCAGCCTGAGGTTGCAGACTGGTCTGAAGGTGTGCAGGTGCCCTCTGTGCCTATTCAGCAGTTCCCTACTGAAGACTGGAGCGCTCAGCCTGCCACAGAAgactggtctacagctcccactgCTCAGGCCACTGAATGGGTAGGAGCAACCACTGAATGGTCTTAA